The Anopheles coluzzii chromosome 2, AcolN3, whole genome shotgun sequence genome window below encodes:
- the LOC120951294 gene encoding phosphoglycerate mutase 2-like has product MAAKYRIVMVRHGESEWNQKNLFCGWFDANLSDKGKEEALAAGKAVKEAGLKFDIAHTSLLTRAQVTLDSILKESGQTSIPIQKTWRLNERHYGGLTGLNKSETAAKYGEEQVLIWRRSFDVPPPNMEPDHAYYDAIVKDERYKDDPKPNEFPMAESLKLTIARTLPYWNDVIIPQLKEGKNIIIAAHGNSLRGIVKHLDQMTDEAIMGLNLPTGIPFVYELDENLKPVVSMKFLGDEETVRKAIESVANQGKAK; this is encoded by the exons ATGGCCGCAAAGTACCGCATTGTGATGGTTCGCCACGGCGAATCGGAGTGGAACCAGAAGAATCTGTTCTGCGGCTGGTTCGATGCTAACCTGAGCGACAAGG GTAAGGAGGAAGCCCTGGCCGCCGGAAAGGCCGTGAAGGAGGCGGGCCTGAAGTTCGACATTGCCCACACGTCGCTGCTCACCCGTGCCCAGGTCACGCTGGACTCGATCCTGAAGGAGTCGGGCCAAACGAGCATTCCGATCCAGAAGACCTGGCGCCTGAACGAGCGCCACTACGGTGGCCTGACCGGGCTGAACAAGTCCGAAACGGCGGCCAAGTACGGCGAGGAGCAGGTGCTGATCTGGCGCCGCAGCTTCGATGTTCCCCCGCCCAACATGGAACCGGACCATGCCTACTACGATGCGATCGTCAAGGACGAGCGGTACAAGGACGACCCGAAACCGAACGAGTTCCCGATGGCCGAATCGCTGAAGCTGACGATCGCTCGCACCCTGCCGTACTGGAACGACGTTATCATTCCGCAGCTGAAGGAGGGCAAGAACATTATCATTGCCGCGCACGGCAACAGCCTGCGCGGTATCGTGAAGCATCTGGACCAGATGACGGATGAGGCGATCATGGGCCTGAACCTACCCACCGGCATCCCGTTCGTGTACGAGCTGGACGAGAACCTGAAGCCGGTCGTGTCGATGAAGTTCCTCGGCGATGAGGAGACGGTCCGCAAGGCGATCGAATCCGTCGCTAACCAGGGCAAGGCCAAGTAA
- the LOC120951289 gene encoding replication protein A 70 kDa DNA-binding subunit: MSSHGLTVGFLAEIMQGNELQNPVVQILGSKRIAGNGEQSERFRLLISDGKSLYSFAMLATQLNDLQKQDKLPQYTIIRIDRYTTSVVNRNEKGEKRVLIIVELTVLKEGSLVGEKIGDPQPMTDTPSQPATTQAPARPMDTGSSSMGNGGSYGSVNRSLSGGSAGPTQSIGDSLTHPISSLSPYQNKWVIKARVMSKSGIRTWSNAKGEGKLFSMDVMDESGEIRITAFKEQCDRYYDMIEVDKVYFISKCQLKPANKQYTSLKNDYEMTMTNDTIVQECKDADGSMPEIQYNFVPISQIANMEPNAMVDVIGMCKDASDVVQFTAKTSGRELRKREITLVDSSNASVQLTLWGDDAQNFPATTHPVVLLKGARVSEFGGGKSLGLIGGSVMKLNPDLEMAHKVRGWFENGGSEASVSSVSARTGGAAGVSTEWLSFQEAKDKNLGAGDKPDYFQVKAMIHTIKSANAVYKACPQADCNKKVIDQENGQFRCEKCNAEFPNFKYRLLVNMLIGDWTSNRWVTVFTELAEEMLGKSSQEIGSSLEYQKEEAEKLFTSISFKSFVFKLRTKVEYFGEQPRNKTSAVSVAPVNHKEYNALLIKSIQELTGVGKN; the protein is encoded by the exons ATGAGTTCCCACGGGCTGACTGTTGGTTTCCTTGCG GAAATCATGCAAGGTAACGAGCTGCAAAACCCGGTCGTACAGATTCTCGGCTCCAAGCGCATCGCCGGCAACGGGGAACAGTCCGAGCGCTTCCGGCTGCTCATATCGGACGGTAAGTCGCTGTACAGTTTCGCCATGCTGGCCACGCAGCTGAACGATCTGCAGAAGCAGGACAAGCTGCCACAGTACACCATCATCCGGATCGATCGCTACACCACCTCGGTCGTGAACCGGAACGAGAAGGGCGAGAAGCGGGTGCTGATCATCGTCGAGCTGACCGTGCTGAAGGAGGGCAGCTTGGTGGGGGAAAAGATTGGCGATCCGCAACCGATGACGGACACACCGTCCCAGCCGGCCACCACGCAGGCCCCTGCCCGCCCGATGGACACTGGCAGCAGTAGCATGGGCAATGGTGGTTCGTACGGCAGCGTCAACCGCTCCCTGTCGGGCGGTTCCGCCGGTCCGACGCAATCGATCGGCGACTCGCTCACCCATCCCATCTCCTCGCTCAGCCCGTACCAGAACAAGTGGGTGATCAAGGCGCGGGTGATGTCCAAGTCGGGCATCCGCACGTGGAGCAATGCGAAGGGCGAGGGCAAGCTGTTCAGCATGGACGTGATGGACGAGTCGGGCGAGATTCGCATCACCGCGTTCAAGGAGCAGTGCGACCGGTACTACGACATGATCGAGGTCGACAAGGTGTACTTCATCTCGAAGTGCCAGCTCAAGCCGGCCAACAAGCAGTACACCAGCCTGAAGAACGACTACGAGATGACGATGACGAACGACACGATCGTGCAGGAGTGCAAGGATGCGGACGGTTCGATGCCCGAAATACAGTACAACTTTGTGCCGATCTCGCAGATCGCCAACATGGAACCGAACGCGATGGTCGACGTGATTGGCATGTGCAAGGACGCGAGCGATGTGGTCCAGTTTACGGCGAAAACGTCCGGCCGGGAGTTGCGCAAGCGCGAAATTACGCTCGTCGATTCGAGCAACGCATCGGTGCAGCTGACGCTCTGGGGTGACGATGCACAGAACTTCCCCGCCACCACGCATCCGGTCGTGCTGCTCAAGGGAGCGCGGGTGTCCGAGTTCGGTGGCGGTAAGTCGCTCGGCCTGATCGGTGGCAGTGTGATGAAGCTCAATCCGGACCTGGAGATGGCACACAAGGTGCGCGGTTGGTTCGAGAACGGTGGCAGCGAGGCGTCGGTTAGCAGCGTGTCGGCCCGCACCGGTGGTGCCGCCGGCGTCAGCACCGAGTGGCTGTCGTTCCAGGAGGCGAAGGATAAGAACCTGGGCGCCGGCGACAAACCCGACTACTTCCAGGTGAAGGCAATGATACACACGATCAAGTCGGCAAACGCGGTGTACAAGGCGTGCCCGCAGGCGGACTGCAACAAGAAGGTGATCGATCAGGAGAATGGCCAGTTTCGCTGCGAGAAGTGTAATGCCGAGTTTCCCAACTTCAAGTACCGGCTGCTGGTGAAT ATGCTCATTGGCGATTGGACGTCGAACCGCTGGGTGACGGTGTTTACGGAGCTGGCCGAAGAGATGCTGGGCAAATCGTCGCAAGAGATCGGCAGCAGTCTGGAGTACCAGAAGGAGGAGGCGGAAAAGCTGTTCACCTCGATCAGCTTCAAATCGTTCGTGTTCAAGCTGCGCACCAAGGTGGAGTACTTTGGCGAGCAGCCGCGCAACAAAACGTCCGCCGTCAGTGTGGCCCCGGTCAATCACAAGGAGTACAATGCGCTGCTGATCAAAAGCATCCAGGAGCTAACCGGTGTGGGCAAAAACTAA